Proteins from a genomic interval of Posidoniimonas polymericola:
- a CDS encoding serine/threonine-protein kinase yields MSVPQHLGPYKIGKQLGKGGMGAVFEAINEDTGERVAVKTLAAELAGGEGFQERFQAEIESLRTLRHPNIVRLYGYGEEDGTHFYSMELVHGVSLEEELRRGRRFDWREVTRIAIQVSRALKHAHDHGIIHRDIKPANILLAGEQVKLADFGIAQLFGGAKLTTARGVVGTADFMSPEQAASRPITDRCDQYSLGCVMYALLAGRPPFRAKGLPEMLQLQRYADPEPVTRFAPDTPKQLERVVTQLLEKSPKDRFPNALALAKHLEAMSLAMSRPVQPDSDFQLANEEEHPRDPSELSETPAVSSEFDSSDLHDYETLAPPTVGPAEVSLAMRPSTIDLPPATPAERERRFTAVADEPLLTRAENRALWQLVLQGVLLATLLLGALGLVTWLAWPPSADEVYGRITAAADQGDQALLGVERDISRFLERFPDDPRAAELEPLQEQLAFAHTERRMFAKLRLREASDAPIESLYLQAMRRANDQPEHALRDLQAIIGLLKHAESDAAQGEDSRALLQLVEEQARRLERRVERRSKSQLPFLEERLSTAEALASDAPSEAADICRSILQLYGELDWAEPAVGRARALLSEVEPKQ; encoded by the coding sequence ATGTCCGTACCGCAGCACCTCGGTCCCTACAAGATCGGAAAGCAGCTCGGCAAAGGCGGGATGGGCGCGGTCTTCGAGGCGATCAACGAGGACACCGGCGAACGCGTCGCGGTCAAGACGCTAGCAGCCGAGCTGGCCGGCGGCGAGGGCTTCCAGGAGCGGTTCCAGGCCGAGATCGAGTCGCTCCGCACGCTCCGCCACCCAAACATCGTCCGGCTGTACGGCTACGGCGAAGAGGACGGGACACACTTCTATTCGATGGAGCTGGTGCACGGCGTGAGCCTCGAGGAGGAACTCCGCCGCGGCCGCCGGTTCGACTGGCGAGAGGTGACCCGCATCGCGATCCAGGTCAGCCGGGCGCTGAAGCACGCCCACGACCACGGCATCATCCACCGCGACATCAAGCCGGCCAACATCCTGCTGGCGGGTGAGCAGGTCAAGCTGGCCGACTTTGGCATCGCACAGCTGTTCGGCGGCGCCAAGCTAACCACCGCCCGCGGCGTGGTCGGCACGGCCGACTTCATGTCGCCCGAGCAGGCCGCGTCCCGCCCGATCACCGACCGCTGCGACCAGTACAGCCTCGGCTGCGTGATGTACGCCCTGCTGGCCGGCCGCCCGCCGTTCCGCGCGAAAGGCCTGCCGGAGATGCTGCAGCTGCAGCGGTACGCCGACCCCGAACCGGTCACCCGCTTCGCGCCCGACACGCCCAAGCAGCTCGAGCGGGTAGTCACGCAGCTGCTCGAGAAGTCGCCCAAGGACCGCTTCCCCAACGCGCTGGCGCTGGCCAAGCACCTCGAGGCGATGAGCCTCGCGATGTCCAGGCCGGTTCAGCCCGACTCCGATTTTCAACTCGCCAATGAGGAGGAGCACCCCCGCGACCCGTCCGAGCTCTCCGAAACGCCCGCGGTGTCGAGCGAGTTCGACTCGTCCGACCTGCACGACTACGAGACCCTCGCGCCGCCCACGGTCGGGCCGGCCGAGGTGTCGCTGGCGATGCGTCCCTCGACAATCGACCTGCCGCCCGCGACGCCGGCCGAGCGCGAGCGCCGGTTCACCGCGGTCGCCGATGAGCCGCTGCTGACCCGCGCCGAGAACCGGGCCCTCTGGCAACTCGTGCTGCAAGGGGTGCTGCTCGCCACGCTGCTGCTCGGGGCCCTGGGGCTGGTGACTTGGTTGGCGTGGCCCCCTTCGGCCGACGAGGTCTACGGTCGCATCACCGCGGCCGCCGACCAGGGCGACCAGGCGCTGTTGGGCGTCGAACGCGACATCAGCCGTTTCCTCGAGCGGTTCCCGGACGACCCGCGGGCGGCCGAGCTCGAGCCGCTGCAGGAACAGCTCGCCTTCGCCCACACCGAACGACGCATGTTCGCCAAGCTGCGGCTCCGCGAGGCGAGCGACGCGCCGATCGAGTCGCTCTACCTGCAGGCCATGCGCAGGGCCAACGACCAGCCCGAGCACGCCCTCCGCGACCTGCAGGCGATCATCGGCCTTCTCAAGCACGCCGAATCCGACGCCGCTCAAGGAGAAGATTCGCGGGCGCTGCTGCAGCTCGTCGAGGAGCAGGCCCGGCGGCTGGAGCGTCGTGTCGAGCGGCGCTCGAAGTCGCAGCTCCCGTTTCTCGAAGAGCGGCTCTCGACCGCCGAGGCGTTGGCCAGCGACGCGCCGTCTGAGGCCGCCGACATCTGCCGTTCGATCCTGCAGCTGTACGGCGAGCTCGACTGGGCCGAGCCCGCGGTCGGCCGCGCGCGGGCGCTGCTGTCCGAAGTCGAGCCGAAGCAGTAA
- the hemL gene encoding glutamate-1-semialdehyde 2,1-aminomutase — MTNLNLAASHDAFARAKQLMPGGVNSPARAFGAVGGEPVFIASAKGAQLFDIDGNAYLDYVGSWGPMILGHAYPPVVDAVRSAAVGGTSFGAPTVGENELASLIIECVPSVERVRLVNSGTEATMSALRLARGFTGRPLVVKFAGNYHGHVDSLLVAAGSAAATLGAPNSPGVTPRAAADTLVLPYNDPAALVAVFAEHGPQIAAVIFEPVCGNMGVVVPTKEFRDALATQTKQHGALLICDEVMTGFRLSLGGAQQLLGITPDLTTLGKIVGGGLPVGAYGGRSDVMAHVLPEGKVFQAGTLSGNPLATAAGATTLRTLRDEPPYARLDALGEQLQTGLDQAATAVGLPHHVARVGSMVTLFFVDEEVTSWDVAARCDTALFAKYFWAMLRRGVYLPCSQYEALFISAAHTESDIQRTIDAARESLAEVAGG, encoded by the coding sequence ATGACGAACCTCAACCTCGCCGCCAGCCACGATGCCTTTGCCCGCGCCAAGCAGCTCATGCCGGGCGGCGTGAACAGCCCGGCTCGAGCCTTCGGCGCCGTCGGCGGCGAGCCGGTGTTCATCGCCAGCGCCAAGGGCGCCCAGCTCTTCGACATCGACGGCAACGCCTACCTCGACTACGTCGGCTCGTGGGGCCCGATGATCCTCGGCCACGCGTACCCGCCGGTCGTCGACGCGGTGCGGTCCGCGGCCGTCGGCGGCACGAGCTTCGGCGCGCCGACCGTCGGCGAGAACGAGCTCGCCTCGCTGATCATCGAGTGTGTCCCCAGTGTCGAGCGGGTGCGGCTGGTCAACTCAGGCACCGAGGCCACCATGAGCGCCCTGCGCCTCGCCCGCGGCTTCACGGGCCGCCCACTGGTGGTCAAGTTCGCCGGCAACTACCACGGCCACGTCGACAGCCTGCTGGTCGCCGCGGGCAGCGCCGCGGCGACGCTCGGCGCCCCCAACTCGCCCGGCGTGACGCCGCGCGCGGCGGCCGACACGCTGGTCCTCCCCTACAACGACCCCGCGGCGCTCGTTGCCGTCTTCGCCGAGCACGGCCCGCAGATCGCCGCGGTGATCTTCGAGCCGGTCTGCGGCAACATGGGGGTAGTGGTTCCGACCAAAGAGTTCCGCGACGCCCTCGCCACGCAGACCAAGCAGCACGGCGCCCTCTTGATCTGCGACGAGGTCATGACCGGCTTCCGGCTGTCGCTCGGCGGAGCGCAGCAGCTGCTCGGCATCACGCCCGACCTCACCACGCTCGGCAAGATCGTCGGCGGCGGCCTGCCGGTCGGCGCCTACGGCGGCCGGTCCGACGTCATGGCCCACGTGCTGCCCGAGGGCAAGGTGTTCCAGGCCGGCACGCTGAGCGGCAACCCCCTGGCGACCGCCGCCGGCGCGACCACCCTCCGCACGCTCCGCGACGAGCCCCCCTACGCGCGGCTCGACGCGCTCGGCGAGCAGCTCCAGACCGGGCTCGACCAGGCCGCGACCGCAGTCGGCCTGCCGCACCACGTGGCGCGGGTCGGCAGCATGGTCACGCTGTTCTTTGTCGACGAGGAAGTCACGTCCTGGGACGTGGCCGCCAGGTGCGACACCGCCTTGTTCGCCAAGTACTTCTGGGCGATGCTCCGCCGCGGCGTCTACCTGCCGTGCAGCCAGTACGAGGCGCTCTTCATCTCAGCCGCCCACACCGAGTCCGACATCCAGCGGACCATCGACGCCGCCCGCGAGTCGCTGGCCGAAGTCGCGGGCGGCTGA